A window of the Sabethes cyaneus chromosome 1, idSabCyanKW18_F2, whole genome shotgun sequence genome harbors these coding sequences:
- the LOC128739519 gene encoding protein unc-80 homolog: MAASSDTTNPMDEGLQDLGVPVPVQTFLWQQIAPFIRPKLGKLHEASCMYCQHAPGHHELKEACKSFEKTLVQNMFYGLSPSLDSALKSIARWRLVQAALPHVMHCAGALMHNRVKDLQALGAAETKILYTLHWILLFAAEECADDDMEANKEVKKQQNYLFSIPTISLFVYLFAPIAHMLKESDFQNIRLENGLKMWQGMWEYRAPNAPCFVAPVKPKARNFLNSVSTTPSVEVFSPKKPEGMHHGIDSPPSISFSETPKHDDEMSYVSSPKDSVFPETIPEEASSVEEERVVIFQLPMGVNTTDPSFYTADASLLHQSTSLRGAKPLAQLNRERPEKIATKFDFDRIETLSRGDDSKPKTSSSTERESLETDPKSPQCTKGDVAAATFLDVAVLRCLFISHWQEDGVYWSLHYLNNRLRDISEETSIPPSQPRRRSNSLPIPQIEISLYQGPTSSNRDSPSMGSINKDYIEVPEPPISALLIDSPYHAPKSQSDDQSTPTAERKGSEKKRRVKMADLRTLIETRILSKSDRGLEKIGLEVGNGKRLQHLECHRSLDTGEKHLSRSASMISRTPSTNLVKGKSMPSLSCLLDSGFHRYVEPPRVIKNPPPPPPPVNPKAPQPVPRYPIITVTEHTPTPSPDYLKRQGSIDSQLDALSIGGSTGIFKSQMLRSHTDSHIGYNSGADETEAPGSSFYITKEGSIDYEIVLLAVHCVFKRDSNICTLRVLETGLNICELLLDLGVLKLGEHAHTLSMGIVKRALLHLGCPHGCNDGNRVPPAEVLRTACHSILSRLLRQASKLSKAYLRNMIRTTQLHELIEFFHAFVGFCVDPSSLLSPLNLKRPSAIKSLTPDFGGISGGQGGYATNFGSGLSGGAESQVVAAVFKTLVSRFVDALKDLKGQENVALYCDVRQLVTYVKGAHGGPFRRVALSGILAVTPRPHKQAPNMQTTRVIRHIPANDIQSYQQDEKNQRKLLFKKKSTSSTCAFVPLLLQSLLETEGLEEHCRVSQSPLSNIRRKGAPARPTLTPRHSERALLSDSTSSSERNSVGRLSGIVRWFRGSKDRESIDLESGAMGSSEITTSFMRKGSLNFQARTRATEGIGRSIQRARRRVERRLNRFGIGKGKKKMGGTEDVSGSYFSRRSSFDTAEGPRESEVVVLKERRLIPLDPVRDGMARFSFLLETCAPGSIPDPPLIAALLDLPQAPIVARAALLMECAHFVHLCNRGQWPSWMKQNIPSFRPSGPALGNRTSLAAGVRRIHILQRAAGKMFHQWGEALGFRLDDMLNNEKKTFDQVSASLSDPEKQKQLLQQDEEEDFLDEMSVNPLGNDCPPALKLVACILLMEITGFLRETYQTLPKTSRLSTKEKQGPWDKVCRETNRRWSMALSSMGHSQTSAQSLQSIAGQAERKISFVLQEPDNESEGSSNTTLTIQGEEVVQQAQKRSITTTRNFLLRRGTSTTPAGGSFKRRSLKLRRGAKDLKDNDDYPVRRTDSIQSRRKVSSLSDRSDNSEPGQVSGGEESPGILSDDQPPESPCDSNDSDETAKNLPWLRSITAFLNSFNYYCDHQNFCHPYCYRRHMRGATRLVKAVRKIYGEEFGLLPMAFTNMADSGKNSTRRDRPKQGRKVSDQSSSLTSPSRRKDSITKRDRIIQDDSEPNTSQYSQRMDENKKSQEPPLILKYLKNHVRDMFHVPICTLVKGAAVLTEEQFVEITPVAWELLLESNQEVSAASAALFILASVKAPTTASELMQRALKHKNPNIRIEAMLRYQVLWKNRFQVWPRMEEGAHLSFKVPPPGIEFTLPSPKIGIESLPVVDPPWSPRQQNKDMEVTLNQERHRSLVTATKTRKKQQTEAIRHAIQQQEDKQRSERQSFLITTIPLTQQAAYEPGLDHGPGEDHIEEEEDGARSAIHMHAAHSVFPSCLCSSVMQIVACLDDAAVNADGCSVYETAYQVIWVCLVEDSALFLRYVLERLTRDHQDQMFKLLRHLIRFVPRLPQQAAFALYNYIIGYVMFYVRSTHECSQQLVGSALSVLWMIVHSVHGIMFKDLKQILRKEQCDASILLTANVPSAKKIVVHGPEDEGGIPSQFPVQEDTQFTQLLTESLDFFGIDEKKFNQFQLVDYKTHQILNPNWYVRDLYFFKRSQYPQLRLLEMKPEEAFNALQRQELYKKFVEIGKVHLTWAILKNVDMVVQRVVFLHEELMKLPSFPRKALEVDLDLHDGGELGKELLGLDVLHKFMWVRLIARMFEAMAGNFAYSADIQLFLNVLSGAALLHSEDSCIMRYVTATFINAAFNFKNIFSTNGYFMIMPTLLQVYSLHQTNKLVTTTIEYAVKQFYLLNRKPFILQMFGSVSAILDTDEDGAYGEAHKVQSSCLFNLLLSLETPSPDPLNIAELVKESKPLKAIDFCYHDEDEMVTVLDCITLCVMVVSYSAESTRGYQMLIILEAILPCYMQQIQSPSYVPLEGKCERDIILQLAVAIRTMVHNCEGLSKSYNGPFRNSPEHKGSSQRNCSRGPPCSPGLDFDEESHSKYVSDVGRTKIINESVEDSETIRAEFRRPRDVLLSVVGEFITRASTRLNELARKQGEGKPVELLDVKCHVRLAEIAHSLLKVSPYDPESMACRGLQRYMQYLFPRAEWADDHGMKPALVTILRRLDKVFLKISKKTSIRRNTDWEAAAGLLKGVYEAIVRYPHVLHWREMKALLTTVQNLIVNEPGNFLEGVSSAGAALMSKSPPPFFCSQVVRLVALQVVSPADSLSLGLEQICGGSVEFPTQEKAERFMMHLLMPLCLKVCSGRSISDIGELKQSDVSFLVTAVLNAMSPVAGRTTQSGVQSNRTGADIRAGSLTFTGSRDAKRPAKISTSLYQATFLALRVLCICFESRMANEWPRIVRVMRDLGRRNEAAPELWSFLEFVVTQRTPLYIILMPFILHKISQPPIGDHERHMQFLIRERMRGMSPPGGVKSKGAILLELAREIRDLREELEEKRYDRDPPPAESARREVPNVSLAQEPSKHQQRPSLISMFTGGPQAPSFSSYQQDSRSGTGVCTPSDTLSQQTLHAPRGESLSSSTTTTNKEILMADSQSGDGITLTPGIVPEGSIIRQGPLSSILAESGNYPHLTHSISMQTSSKVQPPKLRFVSSVEFKTSSGETSTTPLSPDSLADDSSGENQKHRLQRSRAQSRKTFRCRRGTTRTNNHNIESHPPPTATAVVGAGLSHPAPGEPHEFINKNITAIGDLSWDSVSQTSSTSGYRDNYSLQTGLLSPDGSLTGAALGGRSSSQHSLLMLFETQDEDTLI; this comes from the exons TATTGTCAACACGCACCTGGACATCAT GAATTGAAAGAAGCTTGCAAG TCTTTTGAAAAGACGCTTGTTCAGAACATGTTCTACGGCCTCTCACCATCTCTCGATTCTGCCCTTAAGTCCATCGCTCGATGGAGATTGGTTCAGGCGGCGTTACCACATGTCATGCACTGTGCTGGTGCCCTGATGCACAACCG CGTGAAGGACTTGCAGGCACTGGGTGCAGCTGAAACCAAAATTCTCTACACACTACACTGGATTTTGCTGTTCGCCGCAGAAGAGTGCGCTGATGATGATATGGAAGCCAACAAAGAGGTCAAAAAACAGCAGAACTACTTGTTCTCCATACCTACTATATCG CTTTTTGTTTACCTGTTCGCACCAATTGCCCACATGCTGAAAGAATCAGACTTCCAAAATATTCGCCTTGAAAATGGTCTCAAAATGTGGCAAGGCATGTGGGAGTATCGTGCGCCAAACGCGCCCTGCTTTGTTGCACCAGTTAAGCCAAAAGCTCGGAACTTTCTAAATTCAGTCAGCACCACTCCCTCTGTGGAAGTGTTTTCTCCTA AAAAACCAGAAGGTATGCATCACGGCATTGATTCACCGCCCAGCATTTCGTTCTCGGAAACTCCTAAGCATGACGATGAAATGTCTTACGTTTCCTCGCCCAAGGATTCCGTATTTCCGGAAACAATTCCGGAGGAGGCATCTAGTGTCGAGGAAGAACGTGTCGTAATATTTCAACTACCGATGGGGGTCAATACAACTGATCCCTCCTTCTATACAGCTGACGCTAGCCTGCTGCATCAATCGACAAGCCTGAGGGGAGCAAAACCGCTAGCCCAACTAAACAGAGAACGGCCCGAAAAAATAGcgacaaaatttgattttgaccGAATTGAAACAttaagt AGAGGTGACGACTCCAAGCCCAAGACAAGTTCCTCGACTGAACGAGAGTCCCTGGAAACTGATCCTAAGTCCCCTCAGTGCACCAAAGGTGATGTCGCCGCCGCCACTTTTCTGGACGTTGCCGTGTTGCGCTGCTTGTTTATATCACACTGGCAGGAAGATGGAGTGTACTGGAGTTTGCATTATCTGAATAATAG ATTGCGCGATATCAGCGAAGAGACATCAATACCACCTTCGCAGCCAAGGCGACGTTCAAACTCACTGCCGATTCCACAAATAGAAATTTCCTTGTACCAAGGtccaaccagcagcaatcgGGACAGTCCCAGCATGGGTTCTATCAACAAAGACTACATTGAGGTACCAGAGCCACCAATCAGTGCATTACTTATTGATTCACCTTATCATGCGCCAAAATCACAGAGTGACGATCAGAGCACACCGACGGCCGAACGAAAGGGAAGTGAAAAAAAGCGCCGCGTTAAAATGGCCGACTTGAGAACATTGATCGAGACACGCATTCTATCGAAATCCGATCGAGGATTGGAGAAAATCGGACTTGAGGTTGGCAATGGAAAACGTCTACAGCATCTG GAGTGCCACAGAAGTCTGGACACTGGAGAAAAACATCTGTCTAGATCTGCTTCCATGATATCCCGAACACCATCAACTAATCTTGTAAAAGGAAAAAGCATGCCAAGTCTTAG CTGTCTTCTAGATAGCGG ATTTCACAGGTACGTAGAGCCCCCGAGGGTGATAAAGAatccgccgccgccaccgccgcctGTGAATCCGAAAGCGCCCCAGCCAGTGCCGCGGTATCCCATCATTACCGTGACCGAGCATACGCCTACCCCGTCGCCAGATTATCTCAAACGACAG GGTTCGATAGACAGTCAGCTGGATGCCTTGAGTATTGGAGGAAGCACAGGTATATTCAAAAGTCAGATGCTTCGATCCCACACGGACTCACATATTG GATACAATAGTGGAGCCGACGAAACCGAAGCTCCCGGATCCAGTTTCTACATAACCAAGGAGGGCAGCATCGACTATGAAATAGTTCTTCTAGCAGTGCACTGCGTGTTTAAACGCGATTCTAACATTTGCACCCTGCGGGTGTTGGAAACAGGATTGAATATCTGTGAACTGTTGCTGGACCTGGGTGTGCTGAAACTGGGGGAACACGCTCACACACTGTCTATGGGAATCGTGAAACGAGCATTGCTACACCTCGGTTGTCCCCACGGTTGCAATGATG GTAATCGTGTGCCACCTGCGGAAGTGTTACGCACTGCTTGTCATTCCATACTGTCTCGTCTGTTGCGGCAAGCCTCTAAGCTGTCCAAGGCTTATCTGAGAAATATGATAAGAACAACGCAGCTGCATGAGCTGATTGAATTCTTCCACGCTTTTGTTGGATTTTGTGTCGATCCTAGCTCATTACTGTCACCTCTTA ACCTTAAGAGACCATCTGCCATAAAATCGTTGACCCCTGACTTTGGCGGTATATCAGGCGGCCAGGGTGGATACGCGACCAACTTTGGTAGCGGCCTTAGCGGAGGTGCCGAGAGTCAGGTTGTTGCGGCGGTCTTCAAAACCCTGGTTAGTCGGTTCGTGGATGCCCTGAAAGATCTCAAGGGACAGGAGAACGTCGCTCTATACTGCGACGTTCGTCAATTGGTGACGTACGTCAAAGGCGCTCACGGAGGACCATTCCGGAGGGTGGCTCTGAGCGGAATACTGGCCGTTACGCCACGACCACACAAGCAAGCTCCCAACATGCAGACAACTCGAGTCATCAG GCATATCCCAGCAAATGACATTCAATCATATCAACAGGACGAAAAGAATCAACGAAAACTGTTATTTAAGAAGAAAAGCACATCGTCCACGTGTGCC TTTGTACCACTGTTATTACAGAGCCTATTGGAGACAGAGGGCTTAGAGGAACATTGTCGCGTTAGCCAGAGTCCGCTAAGTAATATTCGTCGAAAAGGGGCTCCAGCTAGACCCACCCTGACGCCGAGGCATAGTGAAAGAGCCTTGCTCTCGGATTCAACTTCAAGTTCCGAGCGCAActccgtgggacgactcagtggCATTGTTCGTTGGTTCCGGGGTTCAAAAGACAGAGAATCCATCGATTTGGAGTCGGGTGCAATGGGTAGTTCGGAAATTACGACTTCCTTCATGCGGAAAGGATCATTAAATTTTCAAGCGCGAACCCGTGCTACTGAAGGAATTGGACGCTCGATCCAACGGGCTCGAAGACGCGTCGAACGTCGACTGAATCGTTTTGGAATTGGCAAAGGCAAAAAGAAGATGGGTGGAACGGAGGACGTCTCCGGAAGTT ATTTTAGTCGTCGCAGTTCCTTTGATACAGCCGAAGGTCCACGTGAATCGGAGGTGGTTGTTCTGAAAGAACGACGGCTAATCCCCTTGGATCCGGTTCGCGACGGGATGGCAAGATTCTCGTTTCTACTGGAAACATGTGCCCCAGGATCGATTCCCGATCCACCACTTATTGCTGCTCTGCTTGATTTGCCTCAAGCTCCAATCGTTGCTCGTGCTGCTCTACTCATGGAGTGCgctcattttgttcatttatgcAACCGAGGCCAATGGCCCAGCTGGATGAAGCAGAACATCCCGTCATTTAGACCATCCGGACCTGCGCTAGGAAATCGTACTTCTTTAGCAGCTGGTGTTAGGCGAATCCATATATTACAACGCGCCGCAGGAAAGATGTTCCATCAG TGGGGAGAAGCATTAGGATTTCGGCTAGACGACATGTTAAACAACGAAAAAAAGACATTTGATCAAGTTTCTGCCAGTTTATCGGATCCCGAGAAACAAAAACAACTATTACAACAGGATGAAGAGGAAGATTTCCTCGATGAAA TGAGCGTGAATCCACTCGGCAACGACTGTCCACCAGCATTAAAGCTGGTTGCGTGTATTTTACTGATGGAGATTACAGGTTTCCTGAGAGAAACTTACCAAACATTACCGAAAACGTCCAGGCTGTCAACCAAAGAGAAGCAAGGCCCATGGGATAAAGTGTGTCG TGAAACAAATCGCCGCTGGTCGATGGCCTTAAGCTCCATGGGACACTCGCAAACTTCTGCCCAAAGTCTGCAGTCGATCGCTGGTCAAGCCGAACGCAAGATATCGTTCGTTCTTCAGGAGCCGGACAATGAGTCCGAAGGTAGTAGCAACACAACATTAACAATACAAGGCGAGGAAGTCGTACAAC AAGCCCAAAAGCGATCCATCACCACTACGAGAAACTTCCTTTTAAGACGTGGAACATCCACAACTCCCGCTGGTGGCTCTTTCAAACGCAGGTCGTTAAAACTGAGACGTGGTGCCAAGGATTTGAAGGATAATGATGACT ATCCCGTTCGGCGGACAGACTCCATACAATCACGCCGAAAGGTGTCCTCTCTATCGGACCGCAGTGACAATTCTGAGCCGGGTCAAGTCAGCGGCGGTGAGGAATCGCCGGGTATTTTGAG TGATGATCAGCCGCCGGAATCACCTTGCGATTCAAACGATTCGGACGAAACTGCAAAAAATCTTCCCTGGTTACGTTCTATTACTGCGTTTTTGAACTCGTTTAATTACTACTGTGACCATCAGAACTTCTGTCATCCGTATTGCTACCGAAGGCACATGCGAGGAGCTACTCGATTAGTGAAAGCAGTTAGGAAG ATTTACGGGGAGGAATTCGGTTTACTACCAATGGCGTTCACCAACATGGCTGATTCCGGCAAAAACAGTACACGCCGAGACCGTCCAAAGCAAGGCCGCAAAGTCTCCGATCAAAGTTCCTCGCTAACATCGCCTTCGCGAAGAAAAGATAGTATTACAAAACGAGACAG AATAATTCAAGACGATTCTGAACCCAATACTTCACAGTACTCTCAACGAATGGACGAAAATAAGAAATCACAAGAGCCACCGTTAATTTTGAAATATCTGAAAAACCATGTTCGTGACATGTTTCATGTTCCGATTTGCACTCTTGTCAAGGGTGCCGCGGTTCTAACAGAGGAACAATTCGTGGAGATTACTCCCGTAGCTTGGGAACTTCTGCTCGAATCAAATCAGGAAGTATCCGCTGCATCGGCAGCCCTGTTCATATTGGCTTCAGTCAAAGCACCAACCACGGCGTCAGAGCTAATGCAACGTGCATTGAAGCATAAAAACCCCAACATTAGAATTGAGGCAATGCTGCGTTACCAGGTACTGTGGAAAAATCGTTTTCAGGTGTGGCCTAGAATGGAGGAGGGAGCTCATTTGTCCTTCAAAGTGCCACCTCCTGGAATAGAATTTACTCTTCCTTCCCCCAAAATTGGCATAGAAAGCTTGCCAGTCGTTGACCCTCCCTGGAGTCCACGACAGCAGAATAAGGATATGGAAGTAACTCTTAATCAGGAGAGACAT CGGTCTTTGGTAACAGCAACTAAGACGCGCAAAAAACAGCAAACCGAAGCCATCCGCCATGCTATTCAACAGCAGGAAGATAAACAACGTTCAGAAAGGCAGAGTTTTCTGATAACGACAATTCCCCTTACACAGCAGGCAGCATACGAGCCAGGCCTCGATCACGGCCCTGGCGAGGATCATATCGAAGAGGAAGAGGATGGTGCCCGATCTGCGATTCACATGCACGCCGCCCACTCTGTCTTCCCCTCCTGCTTGTGTTCCTCGGTAATGCAAATCGTTGCCTGTCTCGATGATGCCGCTGTGAATGCAGACGGCTGCTCGGTTTATGAGACGGCGTATCAGGTAATCTGGGTTTGTTTGGTGGAAGACTCCGCTCTCTTTCTGCGCTACGTTCTGGAACGGCTGACCAGGGATCATCAGGACCAAATGTTTAAACTGCTGAGACATTTAATCAGATTCGTGCCTAGGCTACCGCAGCAAGCAGCATTTGCGCTGTACAACTACATCATCGGATATGTTATGTTCTATGTACGATCCACGCACGAATGCAGCCAACAG TTGGTAGGTTCGGCTCTCTCTGTACTCTGGATGATAGTTCACAGTGTGCACGGAATCATGTTCAAAGATCTGAAGCAAATCCTGCGGAAGGAGCAATGTGATGCGTCGATTCTACTGACAGCGAATGTTCCGTCAGCTAAAAAAATCGTCGTTCACGGACCAGAAG ATGAAGGCGGAATTCCATCCCAGTTTCCTGTTCAAGAGGATACCCAATTTACACAACTACTGACAGAGTCACTGGACTTTTTTGGAATcgacgagaaaaagttcaaccaGTTCCAATTGGTAGATTACAAAACCCACCAGATACTGAATCCTAACTGGTATGTGAGAGATTTGTATTTCTTCAAACGATCGCAATATCCACAGTTGCGGTTGCTAGAAATGAAGCCCGAAGAAGCATTTAATGCCCTGCAAAGGCAAGAGTTGTATAAAAAGTTTGTCGAAATAGGAAAAGTTCATCTCACTTGGGCGATTTTAAAGAATGTCGATATGGTGGTGCAGCGTGTGGTATTTTTGCACGAAGAACTGATGAAACTCCCTTCGTTCCCGCGGAAAGCTTTAGAAGTTGATTTAGACTTGCATGATGGCGGCGAGCTCGGCAAAGAACTTTTGGGTCTGGATGTTCTACATAAGTTTATGTGGGTACGTTTGATTGCACGAATGTTTGAAGCAATGGCTGGAAACTTTGCGTATTCGGCGGATATCCAGTTGTTTTTGAACGTGCTCTCAGGAGCTGCCTTGCTACATTCGGAAGATTCTTGCATAATGCGCTACGTAACGGCGACCTTCATCAATGCagcatttaatttcaaaaatattttttccaccAATGGATATTTCATGATAATGCCAACCCTTCTGCAAGTTTATTCTTTACATCAAACTAACAAACTAGTCACAACGACTATTGAATATGCGGTAAAACAGTTTTATTTACTGAATCGAAAACCATTCATTCTGCAGATGTTTGGATCAGTTTCTGCCATTTTAGACACTGATGAAGACGGTGCCTATGGAGAAGCACATAAAGTGCAATCAAGTTGTTTGTTTAATCTGCTGCTTAGTTTAGAAACTCCCTCACCTGATCCGCTTAATATTGCGGAGCTGGTTAAGGAATCCAAACCGCTAAAAGCCATTGACTTTTGTTACCACGATGAAGatgaaatggtaactgtttTGGACTGCATTACTCTGTGTGTCATGGTGGTCTCATATTCCGCGGAAAGTACTAGAGGTTATCAGATGCTG ATAATTTTAGAAGCTATTCTACCGTGTTACATGCAGCAGATTCAATCTCCAAGTTATGTTCCTTTAGAAGGAAAATGTGAGCGTGACATCATATTGCAATTAGCAGTTGCAATAAGAACCATGGTTCACAATTGCGAAGGTCTTTCAAa GAGTTATAATGGACCCTTCCGGAACAGCCCAGAGCACAAGGGTTCCAGCCAGAGAAACTGTTCTCGTGGTCCTCCCTGCTCTCCAGGCCTGGATTTCGATGAAGAATCGCATTCGAAGTACGTCAGTGATGTGGGTCGGACGAAGATTATAAACGAATCCGTTGAAGATTCAGAAACTATCCGCGCTGAGTTTCGGCGGCCACGCGACGTATTGCTGTCCGTAGTTGGAGAATTCATAACAAGAGCATCAACTCGTTTGAATGAACTCGCTCGAAAACAGGGAGAAGGAAAACCGGTGGAGCTTTTGGATGTCAAGTGTCACGTTCGCTTGGCAGAAATTGCCCACTCCTTGCTGAAAGTGTCACCCTACGATCCGGAATCGATGGCCTGTCGCGGACTGCAACGATACATGCAGTATCTTTTCCCCAGAGCGGAGTGGGCTGATGACCACGGTATGAAACCTGCACTGGTGACCATTTTGCGACGGTTGGATAAAGTATTCTTAAAGATATCCAAGAAAACTTCAATTCGG CGCAATACTGACTGGGAAGCAGCTGCCGGCCTTCTTAAAGGAGTGTACGAAGCAATTGTCCGTTATCCGCACGTACTGCATTGGCGTGAAATGAAGGCTCTGCTTACAACAGTTCAAAATTTGATAGTAAACGAACCgggtaactttctagaaggtgtatcaAGTGCTGGAGCTGCGCTTATGTCGAAAAGTCCGCCTCCATTTTTCTGCTCCCAGGTGGTACGCTTAGTTGCACTACAAGTTGTTAGTCCTGCAGACTCATTGTCGCTAGGTTTGGAACAAATCTGTGGAGGAAGCGTTGAATTTCCTACTCAAGAGAAGGCCGAAAGGTTTATGATGCACCTGTTGATGCCTCTGTGTCTCAAAGTGTGCAGTGGTCGAAGCATTTCCGACATAGGAGAACTAAAGCAATCAGACGTATCGTTCCTTGTTACCGCTGTGCTGAATGCGATGAGTCCTGTGGCCGGGAGAACCACTCAATCTGGTGTCCAAAGTAATCGTACTGGCGCAGATATTAGAGCCGGATCGTTAACTTTCACTGGAAGTCGCGATGCAAAAAGACCCGCTAAAATATCAACCTCGCTCTATCAAGCTACCTTTTTGGCGCTGCGTGTGCTTTGCATTTGCTTCGAATCCAGAATGGCTAACGAATGGCCTCGAATCGTGCGAGTCATGCGGGACTTGGGACGACGCAATGAGGCTGCTCCTGAGCTTTGGAGTTTTCTAGAATTTGTTGTCACCCAAAGAACACCACTTTACATCATACTCATGCCGTTCATTCTGCACAAG ATATCACAACCACCAATTGGAGATCACGAAAGACATATGCAGTTTTTAATACGAGAGCGAATGCGTGGAATGTCACCACCAGGAGGTGTTAAGTCAAAAGGTGCTATCTTACTGGAGCTTGCTAGAGAAATAAGAGATTTGCGAGAAGAATTGGAGGAGAAACGATATG atCGAGATCCCCCACCGGCAGAGTCAGCGAGAAGAGAAGTTCCGAACGTATCTCTAGCGCAGGAGCCATCAAAACATCAGCAACGACCATCTCTTATTTCCATGTTCACAGGAGGTCCACAAGCTCCTAGCTTTTCATCCTATCAACAAGATTCGAGAAGTGGAACCGGAGTTTGCACACCTAGTGATACTCTTTCCCAGCAAACCCTTCACGCTCCTAGGGGCGAGTCATTATCGAGTTCTACAACAACGACAAATAAGGAAATTTTGATGGCTGACAGCCAAAGTGGTGATGGAATAACACTCACACCTGGAATTGTTCCAGAAGGATCAATCATACGACAGGGTCCTTTGTCGAGTATTTTGGCAGAAAGCGGAAATTATCCACATCTGACAC